Proteins from a genomic interval of Spea bombifrons isolate aSpeBom1 chromosome 4, aSpeBom1.2.pri, whole genome shotgun sequence:
- the FIS1 gene encoding mitochondrial fission 1 protein has product METVLSDLVAVEDLVRFEKKYLAELSAGALSKSTQFEYAWCLIRSKYSDDIRKGAVLLEELLPKGSKEEQRDYLFYLSVAHYRLKEYEKALRYIRTLLSAEPNNSQAKEVEKVIEKTMQKDGLVGMAIVGGMALGVAGLAGLIGLAISKSK; this is encoded by the exons ATGGAGACCGTCCTCAGCGACCTGGTGGCGGTGGAGGATTTAGTG CGGTTCGAGAAGAAGTACCTGGCCGAGCTGTCCGCGGGGGCGCTCAGTAAGAGCACGCAGTTCGAGTACGCCTGGTGCCTGATCCGAAGCAAGTACTCCGACGACATCCGCAAGGGAGCCGTGCTGCTGGAAG aacttTTACCAAAGGGAAGCAAAGAGGAGCAAAGGGATTATCTATTTTACCTGTCTGTGGCGCATTACAGGTTAAAG GAGTATGAGAAAGCCTTGAGATACATCAGGACTCTCCTCAGCGCTGAACCAAATAACTCGCAGGCCAAGGAGGTGGAGAAAGTGATTGAGAAGACCATGCAGAAAG ACGGTCTCGTCGGCATGGCTATTGTCGGTGGGATGGCTCTCGGAGTCGCAGGGTTGGCCGGCCTCATCGGGTTGGCCATTTCCAAGTCCAAATGA
- the LOC128492504 gene encoding phospholipid scramblase 1-like produces the protein MAFINPTYSEAVESQPRGESPFVSTHHYQPPPRIPLVPPALEPLVEASEIILEKKEFQTRGGQHLFSMRRNFLCCGPPMNITLVNIFNAGSVSMHLVPEGRCCPSYPLLQVEAPPKQPIGYVKCFGSLGILNFFILDVNQECRFTSVVPTSLQRDKPIQILSANGHHTVVQIRREFENGTTRVVFEFPADMDAKMKAVILGAFLFVSFRLRGVSSSNSYTPPPAIGDSGDWASSWGDCIEDFGGDDGGDCGGDGGGDGGE, from the exons ATGG cattcATAAATCCTACTTATTCCGAAGCCGTCGAGAGCCAACCTCGGGGGGAAAGTCCGTTCGTGTCGACTCACCATTACCAGCCACCACCTCGGATCCCTCTGGTGCCACCAGCACTGGAACCACTCGTAGAG GCCAGCGAAATAATATTAGAgaagaaag AATTCCAGACCAGAGGAGGGCAGCATCTGTTTTCCATGCGGCGTAACTTCCTATGTTGTGGGCCACCTATGAACATCACGCTGGTGAACATCTTCAACGCCGGCTCCGTCTCGATGCATCTGGTACCAGAAGGAAGATGCTGTCCGTCATACCCACTA TTGCAGGTTGAAGCCCCTCCGAAACAGCCCATAGGATACGTCAAGTGCTTTGGTAGCCTGGGCATCCTGAACTTCTTCATTTTGGATGTCAACCAAGAGTGCAGATTCACGTCGGTGGTGCCCACCTCTTTACAGCGAGATAAACCCATACAG ATACTGAGCGCGAATGGGCATCACACGGTAGTCCAGATAAGGCGCGAGTTTGAAAACGGAACTACCAGGGTCGTCTTTGAATTTCCCGCGGACATGGACGCCAAGATGAAAGCCGTCATTCTGGGAGCTTTCCTGTTTGTG AGCTTTCGTCTTCGTGGCGTTTCCAGCTCAAATTCTTATACTCCTCCACCGGCCATAGGGGATTCTGGAGACTGGGCCTCCAGCTGGGGTGATTGTATTGAGGATTTTGGCGGAGACGACGGCGGAGACTGCGGTGGGGATGGAGGAGGAGACGGAGGTGAATGA
- the LOC128492512 gene encoding uncharacterized protein LOC128492512, translating to MTFTILDMHSEFTFTAELKPPLRRDKPIEILSMNGSHPVAQITMTKEKSAKAVNFQFPKDMDAKIKAIILGAFLFMNECLSTTSSDHSSSSSEPWANAVGVGHFGSNWGHDAGVGGGCHSGGGFHGGGGCHSGGGFHSGGDW from the exons ATGACATTCACCATTCTCGATATGCACTCGGAATTCACGTTTACAGCGGAGTTAAAGCCCCCTTTACGCCGGGACAAGCCGATCGAG ATACTCAGTATGAACGGGTCCCATCCTGTAGCCCAGATAACAATGACAAAAGAAAAGTCGGCAAAGGCAGTGAACTTCCAGTTTCCCAAAGACATGGACGCCAAGATTAAAGCTATTATACTGGGAGCTTTCCTGTTTATG aatgaatGTCTATCCACGACTTCCAGCGATcattcatcttcttcttcagaaCCCTGGGCCAATGCTGTAGGTGTTGGACATTTCGGCAGTAACTGGGGACATGATGCAGGCGTTGGTGGAGGCTGTCATAGTGGTGGAGGCTTTCATGGTGGTGGAGGCTGTCATAGTGGTGGAGGCTTTCATAGTGGTGGAGATTGGTGA